Proteins found in one Poecilia reticulata strain Guanapo linkage group LG15, Guppy_female_1.0+MT, whole genome shotgun sequence genomic segment:
- the b3gnt2b gene encoding N-acetyllactosaminide beta-1,3-N-acetylglucosaminyltransferase 2 gives MALLRWNLKLMVTLTMVNLFIFILISRNSSTDKDGRRKPTVPTDSFWTKLAPSSPYWNRQQQIMDLQHNPIFTLNSSIADLPDWLNDTSLPSDPCQPNLRVRTQVKDYNSLPNRFKDFLLYMRCRSYPVLMDQPDICNDPPFLLLAVKSLAPHFDRRQAIRQSWGSAGIVANMTVVTIFLLGNATAVDHHPDLSEMLQYESRRHKDLVQWDFRDSFFNLTVKELLFLEWIQTRCPGARYIFKGDDDVFVNTYRILGFLKGLSDPKARDLFVGDVITNAGPHRDKKVKYFIPESMYTGTYPPYAGGGGYLYSGDLAARLHNVSQHVVLYPIDDVYTGMCLRKLGLAPDKHKGFRTFNIEEKYRSNPCVYKSLMLVHPRTPQEMIQIWSWLNRPDITCQ, from the coding sequence ATGGCGTTGCTGCGTTGGAACCTAAAGCTTATGGTGACACTGACGATGGTCAACCTCTTTATCTTCATCCTCATCTCCCGTAACAGCAGCACAGACAAAGATGGCCGTCGGAAACCCACTGTTCCCACCGATTCATTCTGGACCAAGCTGGCCCCGAGCTCCCCCTACTGGAACCGCCAGCAGCAGATCATGGACCTTCAGCACAATCCCATCTTCACCTTGAACTCCAGCATTGCAGACTTGCCCGACTGGCTGAACGACACCAGTTTACCTTCCGACCCCTGCCAGCCCAACCTCAGGGTCAGAACTCAGGTTAAAGACTACAATTCTTTACCGAACCGCTTCAAGGACTTTCTGCTCTACATGCGCTGCCGGTCCTACCCCGTCCTCATGGACCAGCCGGACATCTGTAATGACCCCCCTTTTCTGCTCCTCGCCGTCAAGTCCCTGGCGCCGCACTTTGACCGACGCCAGGCCATCCGCCAATCCTGGGGCTCGGCAGGCATTGTCGCCAACATGACGGTGGTCACCATCTTCCTTCTGGGGAACGCCACAGCCGTTGACCACCACCCAGATCTGTCTGAGATGCTGCAATATGAGAGCCGACGACACAAAGACTTAGTGCAGTGGGACTTTAGAGACTCCTTCTTTAACCTGACGGTCAAGGAGCTCCTCTTCTTGGAGTGGATCCAGACCCGTTGCCCTGGTGCCCGCTACATCTTCAAGGGTGACGATGACGTCTTTGTCAACACCTACCGTATCCTGGGCTTTCTCAAGGGCCTATCAGACCCCAAAGCCAGGGACCTGTTTGTGGGTGACGTGATCACCAATGCGGGGCCCCACCGGGACAAGAAGGTCAAGTACTTCATCCCAGAGAGCATGTACACCGGAACGTACCCGCCATACGCAGGAGGAGGGGGCTACCTTTACTCCGGAGACCTCGCCGCCCGCCTGCATAACGTTTCGCAACACGTGGTACTCTACCCCATCGACGACGTCTACACCGGAATGTGCCTCCGGAAGCTGGGGCTCGCACCGGACAAGCACAAAGGATTCCGGACCTTTAACATAGAGGAGAAGTACCGGTCGAACCCGTGCGTGTACAAGAGCCTGATGCTGGTTCACCCTAGGACGCCGCAGGAGATGATCCAGATCTGGTCCTGGCTCAATCGACCTGACATCACCTGCCAGTGA